From Actinopolyspora lacussalsi, a single genomic window includes:
- a CDS encoding DtxR family Mn-dependent transcriptional regulator (product_source=KO:K03709; cath_funfam=1.10.10.10; cog=COG1321; ko=KO:K03709; pfam=PF01325,PF02742,PF04023; smart=SM00529,SM00899; superfamily=46785,47979,50037), whose product MTGMVERHSASVEDYVRTIYGLGERGAAVTNTTLTARLGLSPSSVSGMINKLAQLGLVTHERYRSVELTTEGRRLACDVLRRHRLLELFLVEILGYTWDEVHDEADSLEHAVSDELIEHIAAKLEHPTHDPHGDPIPTADGVVEKPTTRLLEHLEPGTVGTIARVWDTDSELLRYLTDHGLTLGNRIEVVERKPFGGPLVVRVGDSETVETHFLGSEIAQTLSITVQR is encoded by the coding sequence ATGACTGGCATGGTTGAGCGCCACTCAGCCTCCGTGGAGGACTACGTACGGACGATCTACGGGCTGGGCGAACGCGGCGCGGCGGTCACGAACACCACGCTGACCGCTCGTCTCGGACTGAGCCCGTCATCGGTGTCAGGGATGATCAACAAACTGGCGCAGCTCGGCCTGGTCACCCACGAGCGGTATCGGAGTGTCGAACTCACCACCGAGGGGCGCAGACTCGCCTGCGACGTGCTGCGCAGGCATCGGCTGCTGGAGTTGTTCCTGGTGGAGATTCTCGGCTACACCTGGGACGAGGTGCACGACGAGGCGGACTCGCTGGAGCACGCCGTCTCGGACGAACTCATCGAGCACATAGCGGCCAAGCTCGAACACCCCACCCACGATCCGCACGGCGATCCGATCCCGACCGCGGACGGGGTGGTGGAAAAACCCACGACCAGACTGCTGGAGCATCTGGAACCGGGCACCGTCGGCACGATCGCGCGGGTGTGGGACACCGACTCCGAACTGCTGCGTTACCTCACCGATCACGGTTTGACGCTGGGAAATCGGATCGAGGTCGTGGAGCGCAAACCCTTCGGCGGGCCACTGGTGGTGCGAGTGGGCGACTCCGAAACGGTCGAGACGCACTTCCTCGGCTCCGAGATAGCCCA